One window of Toxotes jaculatrix isolate fToxJac2 chromosome 19, fToxJac2.pri, whole genome shotgun sequence genomic DNA carries:
- the LOC121200033 gene encoding uncharacterized protein LOC121200033 isoform X7 translates to MQYVSLNQRTRERKRDRSTMAGFKWTKWIQMSVFLMLVLLFTAGTGQRHHFTVRDGDKVTLPCENRIKDQDKCNSTTWLHSDTDRSPAVELIILGKIGEHAKDKSDRLSVTEDCSLVIEKVTVKDVGHYTCRQYNKSGQQQGPDSVVDLSVINIHEDKDKMTLTCTVLTYDTQCRHTVQWLYEGKKDDFIITEKTPESCSATVTFKAPHHNHKSKYEESFKCNVTDSDSQNLLVCNFSPRSSCDRTAAPNGNRTTSGHNDDLLQWWYIVVPVGFAALLITVGAVIRQRRTKGNKTLRDENTGLTFGPAVTQSAPETSQDKADPEDGVFYTSISYARKADSKARVQGDDDEDDAVTYSTVKAPSSSAGASTDPSDFYATVNKPRT, encoded by the exons ATGCAGTACGTTTCTCTGAATCAGAGAACCAGAGAAAGAAAACGAGACAGAAGCACGATGGCTGGATTCAAGTGGACTAAATGGATtcaaatgtctgtgtttctgatgctgGTGCTTCTGTTTACAG CAGGAACTGGACAACGTCACCACTTCACTGTCAGAGATGGAGATAAAGTCACTTTGCCTTGTGAAAACAGGATAAAAGATCAGGACAAATGTAACAGTACTACCTGGCTCCACAGTGATACAGACAGGTCACCAGCAGTAGAGCTGATCATCCTTGGGAAGATTGGTGAACATGCCAAAGATAAATCAGACAGACTGAGTGTTACAGAGGACTGTTCTCTGGTTATAGAGAAGGTCACAGTTAAAGATGTGGGTCATTACACCTGTAGACAGTATAATAAATCAGGACAACAACAAGGTCCAGACTCTGTGGTTGATCTGTCTGTTATTAACA TTCATGAAGATAAGGACAAGATGACATTAACATGTACTGTGTTGACATATGACACacaatgcagacacacagtgcaGTGGCTGTATGAGGGTAAGAAGGATGATTTCATCATAACAGAGAAAACACCAGAGTCCTGCTCAGCCACTGTGACATTTAAGGCTCCTCATCATAACCACAAGTCAAAGTATGAGGAGTCATTCAAGTGTAACgtgacagacagtgacagtcaGAACCTGCTGGTGTGTAACTTCAGCCCTCGGTCCTCATGTGACAGAACAG CTGCACCAAATGGAAACAGAACAACATCTGGACACAATGATG ATCTTCTTCAGTGGTGGTACATCGTTGTGCCTGTGGGTTTTGCAGCGCTCCTGATAACTGTTGGAGCGGTCATCAGACAGAGGAGAACCAAAG gaaacaaaacactgagggaTGAAAACACT GGATTGACCTTTGGCcctgcagtgactcagtctGCCCCAGAAACCAGTCAGGACAAA GCTGATCCTGAAGATGGTGTTTTCTACACCTCCATCAGCTACGCCCGGAAGGCCGACAGTAAAGCCCGG gTTCAGGGTGATGATGACGAAGATGATGCAGTGACCTACAGCACTGTGAAAgctccttcctcctcagctggAGCCTCCACTGATCCCAGCGACTTCTACGCCACCGTCAACAAACCACGCACATAA